One window of Nicotiana tomentosiformis chromosome 11, ASM39032v3, whole genome shotgun sequence genomic DNA carries:
- the LOC138901375 gene encoding uncharacterized protein codes for MIITKPRTYPTGFQKLHESFLSRAHGKFKDVRQIFVKNSNKCGLKVYHSRSLSFMWRLWRHKLSTDDLWRRQGYIIVSRCWCCKHPTDETFELIFLTSHTVSKVWQHFLGYAGNSIQLIQVKQVIRAWWNIDCCPKLKPLFQEAPSINTWELWKKGNTCRNRVTVSTNRVIHEVNKTLHNLARIKFPWLSHIPVLWPEMIQFFEAYKPILITRKFTWQLPRERWYKCNTGGASKGNPGPSSLGFCVRDDAGDLIYARSVNLDETTNVVAEAKAILQGLEYCYANSLHPLILETDCLLLKKIIEREWEPHWCVMAEVQKIQELRDHFNVIFQHVYREGNTLADYIANIAFSFARTTHFYSFT; via the coding sequence ATGATAATCACGAAGCCTAGGACATACCCCACTGGATTCCAAAAGCTTCATGAAAGTTTTCTATCAAGAGCGCATGGGAAATTCAAAGACGTAAGGCAAATATTTGTCAAGAATTCAAACAAATGTGGATTAAAGGTCTACCATTCAAGATCTCTTTCCTTTATGTGGAGACTTTGGAGGCACAAGCTGTCTACAGATGACTTGTGGAGAAGGCAAGGATATATAATTGTTTCAAGATGTTGGTGTTGTAAACATCCAACTGATGAAAcatttgagctcattttcttgACGAGCCATACAGTATCAAAGGTATGGCAACACTTTCTAGGATATGCAGGGAATTCTATACAATTAATCCAAGTAAAGCAAGTGATAAGGGCATGGTGGAACATAGATTGCTGTCCAAAGTTAAAACCATTGTTTCAGGAAGCTCCATCAATCAATACTTGGGAACTATGGAAAAAGGGGAATACATGCAGGAATAGAGTAACAGTTTCTACAAACAGAGTCATTCATGAAGTAAACAAAACACTCCACAACTTGGCAAGGATTAAGTTTCCATGGCTATCTCATATACCTGTGTTATGGCCAGAAATGATCCAATTTTTTGAAGCATACAAGCCAATTTTAATCACCAGGAAATTTACTTGGCAGCTCCCTCGTGAAAGGTGGTATAAGTGTAACACTGGTGGTGCTTCAAAAGGGAACCCTGGACCTAGTTCACTTGGCTTTTGTGTAAGAGATGATGCAGGTGATCTAATATATGCAAGATCAGTGAACCTAGATGAAACCACCAATGTGGTAGCTGAAGCAAAAGCTATACTACAGGGGCTGGAATATTGTTATGCCAACAGCCTTCATCCACTGATATTAGAGACAGACTGCTTGCTGTTGAAGAAGATTATTGAAAGAGAATGGGAGCCACATTGGTGTGTAATGGCAGAAGTGCAGAAGATTCAGGAGTTGAGGGATCatttcaatgtgatctttcaacatgttTACAGAGAAGGAAACACTTTAGCAGATTATATAGCTAACATTGCTTTCTCTTTTGCAAGGACAACTCATTTTTACTCCTTCACATAA